In Scatophagus argus isolate fScaArg1 chromosome 14, fScaArg1.pri, whole genome shotgun sequence, the following proteins share a genomic window:
- the LOC124070225 gene encoding transcription regulator protein BACH1-like, with product MAMSAPRSSVFTFESSVHSSHVLHCLDEQRRRDMLCDVTVVVEGQSFRAHRSVLASCSEYFTHKISSISQHGAVITLPQEVTVAGFEPLLKFAYTSKLLFGKDNVVEIRNSASILGFRDLDEACFDFLLPKFFSNKGSAPLLRKVCCTKKCKRRLSKEELGMISDELMLDEKDVKPVDDSPSQQEVAWPCNKSVNSKMECQNSAGTFTPVAEGINDHFMQCPKYRRQLACGKETCVLKKVVKNAVMVGRNDCDLSCLALSRDASSKNETEIETGSTTTNPTRQNKQENDDPWKTEIHDEKKAAGVGEREVDMLKKEINDRHGKWSEKKTNMDMEEDFSDRSSVKPVLSGSSTELGEGSSGLILHHCPPKTFGEGHAITGSLGHERFATAIAEDKKKTDSGVLEPMSIHKKAEELVEGKMTDEEIDPGWLQRGKKGHAGNMEGATPSVNSARERSIVEREVAEHLAKRLGTDVGLSKLNCQDPDAGSSSDSGSGQAQRTSLEWLNFHVNLSSSSTSCPFFQDLHQSKCLWKGAEPSEYEGASQSGVSSLNSGEDGDSETETEGDSESYTRERARQVQLPFSADWIVDLSRNDFQQLLKQQAFTREQLEFVHDMRRRSKNRLAAQRCRKRKLDCIYNLQCEINKLKAEREKLMTEKSQLGQLKLKTYHSVSALCQRVCNEANLQPEQLQVFAKYTSPDCPLSSLIPHLDTLLSQHGVPPLAQASPSVSSVGPDEYMASEEDTDTGDGQR from the exons ATGGCCATGTCTGCTCCCCGGtcatctgtgtttacatttgaatCTTCAGTGCATTCCTCTCATGTGCTGCACTGCCTGGACGAGCAGCGCCGCCGGGACATGTTGTGTGATGTTACGGTGGTGGTGGAAGGTCAGAGTTTCAGAGCCCACCGCTCTGTGCTCGCCTCATGCAGTGAATACTTCACACACAAGATCTCCTCCATATCACAGCATGGAGCGGTCATCACTCTGCCCCAAGAG gTGACAGTGGCTGGTTTTGAACCCTTGCTGAAGTTTGCCTACACATCCAAACTTCTCTTTGGGAAAGACAATGTTGTAGAAATACGCAACTCAGCTTCAATTCTTGGTTTCAGAGACCTAGATGAGGCATGCTTTGATTTTCTCCTCCCCAAGTTCTTTAGTAACAAGGGCTCTGCCCCTCTCCTGAGAAAAGTGTGCTGCACGAAGAAGTGTAAGAGGCGATTATCAAAGGAAGAGCTTGGTATGATCTCCGATGAGTTAATGTTGGATGAGAAAGACGTAAAACCAGTTGATGACTCACCATCTCAGCAGGAAGTGGCTTGGCCCTGTAACAAATCAGTAAACAGCAAAATGGAATGTCAGAACAGTGCAGGTACTTTTACACCTGTAGCTGAAGGGATAAATGATCATTTTATGCAGTGTCCAAAGTATCGCAGACAGCTGGCATGCGGAAAGGAAACTTGTGTCTTGAAGAAAGTTGTGAAAAATGCAGTCATGGTAGGCAGGAATGACTGTGATCTCTCCTGCCTTGCCCTTTCCAGGGATGCCAGCAGTAAGAACGAAACTGAGATTGAGACTGGAAGCACAACCACAAATCCCACCAGACAGAACAAACAAGAGAATGATGACCCatggaaaactgaaatacaTGACGAGAAAAAAGCAGCTGGTGTTGGAGAAAGGGAGGTTGATATGcttaagaaagaaataaatgacaggCATGGAAAATGGagtgagaagaaaacaaatatggaTATGGAGGAAGACTTTTCAGACAGATCCAGTGTCAAGCCAGTCCTCTCGGGGTCAAGCACAGAGCTGGGTGAAGGGTCATCGGGGTTAATATTGCACCATTGCCCACCGAAGACCTTTGGTGAAGGCCATGCAATCACTGGGTCACTGGGGCATGAGAGGTTTGCCACAGCCATTgcagaggacaagaaaaaaacagactcTGGTGTACTGGAGCCAATGTCCATTCATAAAAAGGCAGAGGAACTGGTAGAGGGgaaaatgacagatgaagagaTAGACCCTGGCTGGctacaaagagggaaaaaaggacaTGCAGGCAACATGGAGGGAGCAACCCCATCTGTAAATAGTGCCAGAGAAAGGAGCATTGTGGAAAGGGAGGTGGCCGAGCACCTGGCCAAACGGCTGGGGACCGACGTGGGTCTCTCTAAGTTGAACTGCCAGGACCCTGATGCAGGAAGTTCCTCCGATTCAGGGAGTGGACAAGCACAGAGAACCTCTCTAGAGTGGTTGAACTTCCACGTCAACCTCAGCTCCTCAAGCACAAGCTGTCCCTTTTTCCAGGATCTGCATCAAAGCAAATGTTTATGGAAAGGAGCAGAGCCGTCTGAGTACGAGGGGGCGTCTCAGTCCGGTGTGTCGTCCCTCAACTCGGGGGAGGATGGTGactcagagacagaaacagaaggagacagCGAGTCTTACACAAGAGAGAGGGCCAGACAG GTGCAGTTGCCATTTTCTGCAGACTGGATTGTGGATCTGAGCAGAAATGACTTCCAACAACTGCTGAAACAACAGGCCTTCACGCGCGAACAACTAGAGTTTGTCCATGATATGAGACGGCGCAGCAAAAACCGCCTCGCAGCTCAGCGTTGCCGCAAGAGAAAACTAGACTGCATTTATAATCTGCAGTGCGAAATCAACAAGCTG AAGGCTGAGAGGGAGAAACTGATGACGGAGAAGAGCCAGCTCGGccagctgaagctgaaaacGTATCACAGTGTCTCTGCTTTATGCCAGAGGGTCTGCAACGAAGCCAACCTGCAGCCAGAGCAGCTCCAGGTGTTTGCCAAATACACCTCCCCCGATTgccctctgtcctctctcattCCTCACCTAGACACACTCCTTTCACAGCATGGTGTGCCACCACTGGCCCAGGCTTCACCCTCAGTCAGTTCTGTGGGCCCTGATGAGTATATGGCCTCTGAGGAGGACACAGATACAGGAGATGGTCAACGTTAA
- the map3k7cl gene encoding MAP3K7 C-terminal-like protein translates to MITSARRVSPDKSEVRIAFSLEDTSDVKDAENLPQTFPDLEQRLQPVPPCVSLRESVQVYKEHCRMAREFHQVKHEIAVLEDRKRKLLAELVEDEKVAIEIARLEEEFRHLMEENRTLVTVHNERAQQLESLCLTIQTRQDSS, encoded by the exons ATGATCACCTCGGCCCGAAGAGTGTCTCCTGATAAATCTGAAGTTAGAATTGCCTTCAGCCTTGAGGACACATCAG ATGTAAAAGATGCGGAGAACCTCCCCCAGACGTTCCCGGATCTTGAACAGCGATTACAG CCAGTGcctccctgtgtgtctctgagagAGAGTGTCCAGGTGTACAAGGAACACTGCAGAATGGCGAGGGAGTTCCACCAGGTCAAACATGAGATCGCCGTGCTTGAGGACCGCAA GCGTAAGTTGCTAGCAGAGCTGGTGGAGGATGAGAAGGTTGCCATTGAGATCGCCCGTCTCGAGGAGGAGTTTCGGCATCTAATGGAAGAGAACCGCACCTTGGTGACTGTCCACAATGAGCGGGCTCAGCAGCTGGAAAGCCTGTGCTTGACCATTCAAACGAGGCAGGACTCctcatga